A region of Fibrobacter succinogenes subsp. succinogenes S85 DNA encodes the following proteins:
- the rpsC gene encoding 30S ribosomal protein S3 — protein sequence MGHKTHPNGLRLGVIRGWESKWYAEDKFADLLYEDIVLRRYLMKRFEHASLSKVGIERTVKKVNVNLYTARPGIVIGKKGEELERLKGELQFLTGKEIYIAVHEIKRPETDAKLVAENIARQLEKRISFRRAMKRAIQSAMRMGVEGIKVQCGGRLGGAEIARVEKYAEGRVPLHTLRADIDYATAIAKTVYGAIGIKVWIMHGEKIGKDVMNDNKREK from the coding sequence ATGGGTCACAAAACTCATCCTAATGGTCTTCGTCTTGGCGTTATCCGCGGTTGGGAATCCAAGTGGTATGCCGAAGACAAGTTTGCCGATCTTCTCTATGAAGATATCGTGCTCCGTCGCTACTTGATGAAGCGTTTCGAACATGCCTCCCTCTCCAAGGTCGGCATCGAACGTACCGTCAAGAAGGTGAACGTTAACCTCTATACCGCTCGCCCGGGTATCGTTATCGGTAAAAAGGGCGAAGAATTGGAACGTTTGAAGGGCGAACTCCAGTTCCTCACCGGTAAAGAAATCTATATTGCAGTCCACGAAATCAAGCGTCCGGAAACTGATGCCAAGCTCGTGGCTGAAAACATTGCTCGCCAGCTCGAAAAGCGTATTTCTTTCCGCCGTGCCATGAAGCGCGCTATCCAGTCCGCTATGCGCATGGGTGTGGAAGGTATCAAGGTGCAGTGCGGTGGCCGCCTCGGTGGTGCCGAAATTGCCCGCGTTGAAAAGTATGCCGAAGGCCGCGTGCCTCTGCACACTCTTCGTGCTGACATCGACTACGCAACTGCCATCGCTAAGACCGTTTATGGTGCCATCGGTATCAAGGTGTGGATCATGCACGGTGAAAAGATCGGTAAGGACGTCATGAACGACAACAAGAGAGAGAAGTAA
- the rplV gene encoding 50S ribosomal protein L22 has product MQAVAKVKNVRYGVRKLRRVVDLVRGKSVSEAFAMLSILRTQTKGAPLVENALKSAVANLKQKSAAPVSAEEIVIKTITADGGTIMKRIHPRSQGRAFRIEKPLSHITVVVADKEN; this is encoded by the coding sequence ATGCAAGCTGTTGCTAAAGTTAAAAACGTCCGTTACGGCGTTCGCAAGCTCCGTCGCGTAGTCGACCTCGTTCGTGGCAAGTCCGTCAGCGAAGCCTTCGCGATGCTCTCCATCCTCCGTACGCAGACCAAGGGTGCTCCGCTGGTTGAAAATGCTCTCAAGTCCGCTGTCGCTAACTTGAAGCAGAAGTCCGCCGCTCCGGTTTCCGCCGAAGAAATCGTGATCAAGACCATCACCGCTGATGGTGGTACGATCATGAAGCGCATTCACCCGCGTTCCCAGGGCCGTGCTTTCCGTATCGAAAAGCCGCTCTCCCACATCACCGTCGTTGTCGCAGACAAGGAGAATTAA
- the rpsS gene encoding 30S ribosomal protein S19, with protein MSRSLKKGAFVDSHVLSKAQAMAGSDKKQAIKTWSRRSTIVPDMVGLTFSVYNGKQFLPVYVTENMVGHKLGEFSMTRTFRGHRKTETAGGKK; from the coding sequence ATGTCTAGATCCCTTAAGAAAGGTGCGTTCGTGGATTCCCACGTTCTCAGCAAGGCCCAGGCGATGGCCGGTTCCGACAAGAAACAGGCTATCAAGACCTGGTCCCGTCGTTCCACAATCGTCCCGGATATGGTCGGACTCACGTTCTCCGTCTATAACGGCAAGCAGTTCCTTCCGGTTTATGTCACCGAAAACATGGTTGGCCATAAGCTCGGCGAATTCTCCATGACCCGTACTTTCCGCGGTCACCGCAAGACTGAAACTGCTGGAGGCAAGAAATAA
- the rplB gene encoding 50S ribosomal protein L2, with protein sequence MGLKSYRPITPTLRYKQIGDRKELSAVKPYKPLTEGIKRSSGRNNAGEITSRRRGGGHKKLYRIIDFKRQFAGLSCTVETIEYDPNRTARIALVKYENGKRAYIIAPAEIKVGDVLNAGEGAEFRVGNAIPLRDIPLNTIIHNIEMKPGKGAQIARSAGAGAELVAKDGKLCQVKLPSGEVRYIPEDCLATVGQVSNIDHMNESSGSAGRSRWLGKRPAVRGVVMNPVDHPLGGGEGRTSGGRHPCSPWGKNSKGAKTRNNKRTDKFIVRHRQKRA encoded by the coding sequence ATGGGTCTGAAATCTTATCGCCCGATTACCCCGACACTGCGTTACAAGCAGATTGGTGACCGCAAGGAACTCTCTGCTGTAAAGCCGTACAAGCCGCTTACCGAAGGTATCAAGCGTAGCTCCGGCCGTAACAATGCTGGTGAAATTACCTCCCGTCGTCGTGGTGGTGGTCACAAGAAACTGTATCGTATCATCGACTTCAAGCGTCAGTTTGCCGGTCTCTCCTGCACTGTCGAAACGATCGAATACGATCCGAACCGTACCGCTCGCATCGCTCTCGTCAAGTACGAAAACGGCAAGCGTGCATACATCATCGCTCCGGCCGAAATCAAGGTTGGCGATGTGCTGAACGCTGGTGAAGGTGCTGAATTCCGCGTAGGTAACGCAATTCCTCTCCGCGACATTCCGCTCAACACCATTATCCACAACATCGAAATGAAGCCGGGCAAGGGTGCCCAGATTGCTCGTTCCGCTGGTGCCGGTGCAGAACTGGTTGCCAAGGACGGCAAGCTCTGCCAGGTCAAGCTTCCGAGTGGCGAAGTCCGCTACATCCCGGAAGACTGCCTCGCTACCGTTGGCCAGGTTTCCAATATCGATCACATGAATGAATCCTCGGGTTCTGCAGGCCGCTCTCGCTGGCTCGGCAAGCGCCCGGCCGTCCGTGGTGTCGTTATGAACCCGGTCGATCACCCCCTTGGTGGTGGTGAAGGTCGTACCTCTGGTGGTCGTCATCCGTGCTCTCCTTGGGGTAAGAACTCTAAGGGTGCAAAAACTCGTAACAACAAGCGTACTGATAAGTTCATCGTACGTCATCGTCAGAAGAGGGCCTAA
- the rplW gene encoding 50S ribosomal protein L23 — protein sequence MKEIREILVAPHVTEETMKNMVNKRNDVHKYVFKVAMDASKEDIKAAIEKRFEVKVAKVNTLINRGKIKRVRMVAGKKPNWKKAYITLKAGQKIAEFEGV from the coding sequence ATGAAAGAAATTCGCGAAATCCTCGTTGCTCCGCACGTTACCGAAGAAACCATGAAGAACATGGTGAACAAGCGTAACGACGTGCACAAGTACGTGTTCAAGGTCGCCATGGACGCTTCTAAGGAAGACATCAAGGCTGCTATCGAAAAGCGCTTTGAAGTCAAGGTCGCTAAGGTCAACACTTTGATCAACCGCGGCAAGATCAAGCGCGTCCGTATGGTCGCTGGCAAGAAACCGAACTGGAAGAAGGCCTACATCACATTGAAGGCCGGGCAAAAGATTGCCGAGTTTGAAGGAGTATAA
- the rplD gene encoding 50S ribosomal protein L4, with product MASAKLFAATGDFKNDIQLPALFDQEVNKVCMYLHIKAILNNNRQGTAQTKSKGEVSGGGQKPWKQKGTGRARSGQNTSAVWVRGAKAHGPKSHDYFEKVNKKVKKIAFYSALANKASEGKVSVFEALSFSAPKTKDLLSVLAKSGIEQRNVLFIVSEKDQNLYLSSNNIPWCRCARVADVNTYDVVRANNVVISQAALAELEGGR from the coding sequence ATGGCTAGTGCAAAGCTTTTCGCCGCTACTGGCGATTTTAAGAATGATATCCAGCTCCCGGCTCTCTTCGACCAGGAAGTCAACAAGGTCTGCATGTACCTCCACATCAAGGCTATCCTGAACAACAACCGTCAGGGTACTGCTCAGACTAAGTCCAAGGGCGAAGTCAGTGGCGGTGGCCAGAAGCCGTGGAAGCAGAAGGGTACCGGCCGCGCTCGTTCCGGTCAGAACACCTCTGCAGTTTGGGTTCGTGGTGCTAAGGCACACGGTCCGAAGTCTCATGACTACTTCGAAAAGGTGAACAAGAAGGTCAAGAAGATCGCTTTCTACTCCGCTCTCGCCAACAAGGCTAGCGAAGGCAAGGTCTCCGTGTTCGAAGCTCTCAGCTTCAGCGCTCCGAAGACCAAGGATCTCCTCTCTGTTCTCGCCAAGTCCGGCATCGAACAGCGCAACGTTCTCTTCATCGTTAGCGAAAAGGATCAGAACCTCTATCTTTCCTCTAACAACATTCCTTGGTGCCGCTGCGCTCGCGTAGCTGACGTCAACACTTACGATGTTGTTCGTGCAAATAACGTTGTTATCTCTCAGGCTGCTCTCGCAGAACTTGAAGGAGGCCGCTAA
- the rplC gene encoding 50S ribosomal protein L3, giving the protein MNGILAKKLGMTQVFTEQGECVPVTVLEAGPCVVVCHKTEEKDGYTAVQIGFGLKKEQRANKAEVGHFKKADVAVREHLAEFDVADLESWPVGKEFGAADFADAKTVNVSGISKGHGFSGTIKRHGFHSGPRSHGTHNMREPGGTSAHSYPGRVFPGKRMAGQYGNKKVTVKHLQVVKVDGDRNLIFVRGAVPGPKNSIIVVRKD; this is encoded by the coding sequence ATGAACGGTATTCTCGCAAAGAAATTGGGAATGACCCAAGTGTTCACGGAACAGGGCGAATGCGTCCCTGTCACGGTTCTCGAAGCCGGTCCGTGCGTGGTCGTTTGCCATAAGACAGAAGAGAAGGACGGCTACACTGCTGTCCAGATCGGCTTTGGTCTCAAGAAGGAACAGCGCGCCAATAAGGCAGAAGTCGGCCATTTCAAGAAGGCTGACGTGGCTGTTCGTGAACACCTCGCTGAATTTGATGTCGCTGATCTCGAATCCTGGCCGGTTGGCAAGGAATTCGGCGCTGCCGACTTCGCTGATGCAAAGACTGTGAACGTCTCTGGCATCTCCAAGGGTCATGGTTTCTCTGGCACTATCAAGCGCCACGGTTTCCATAGCGGTCCTCGTTCCCATGGTACGCACAATATGCGCGAACCGGGTGGTACGTCCGCTCACTCCTATCCGGGTCGTGTTTTCCCGGGTAAGCGTATGGCTGGTCAATACGGCAACAAGAAAGTGACCGTGAAGCACCTCCAGGTCGTCAAAGTTGATGGCGACCGCAACCTGATCTTCGTCCGTGGCGCTGTCCCGGGCCCGAAGAACAGCATCATCGTGGTGAGGAAAGACTAA
- the rpsJ gene encoding 30S ribosomal protein S10, with protein sequence MAGERIRIRLKSFDHRMIDRSAQDIVNTAKNTGARIAGPIPLPTKIQKYTVLRSPHIDKTSREQFESRTHKRLIDILDATPQTVDSLMKLDLPAGVEVEIKV encoded by the coding sequence ATGGCTGGTGAACGCATCCGTATTCGCTTGAAGAGCTTCGATCATCGTATGATCGACCGCTCTGCTCAAGATATCGTGAATACAGCTAAGAACACTGGGGCTCGTATTGCAGGCCCCATCCCTCTCCCGACGAAGATCCAGAAGTATACGGTGCTCCGCTCTCCGCATATTGACAAGACTTCTCGTGAACAGTTCGAATCCCGTACGCACAAGCGTCTTATCGACATCCTTGATGCTACGCCGCAAACTGTAGATTCCCTCATGAAACTTGACTTGCCGGCAGGCGTTGAAGTCGAAATTAAGGTCTAA
- the tuf gene encoding elongation factor Tu encodes MAKEHFDRSKPHCNIGTIGHVDHGKTTLTAAICTTLAAKGLAAAKRFDEIDNAPEEKARGITINTSHVEYTTANRHYAHVDCPGHADYVKNMVTGAAQMDGAILVVAATDGPMPQTREHILLAHQVGVPKIVVFMNKCDMVDDAEILDLVEMEVRELLSKYDFDGDNTPIIRGSALKALEGDPEYQDKVMELMNACDEYIPLPQRDTDKPFLMPIEDVFTITGRGTVATGRIERGVVRLNDKVERIGLGETTEYVITGVEMFRKLLDDAQAGDNVGLLLRGAEKKDIVRGMVLAAPKSVTPHTEFKAEIYVLTKDEGGRHTPFMNGYRPQFYFRTTDVTGTIQLPEGVEMVTPGDTVTIHVNLIAPIAMEKQLRFAIREGGRTVGAGSVTEIIK; translated from the coding sequence ATGGCAAAAGAACATTTTGACAGAAGCAAGCCGCACTGCAACATTGGCACCATCGGCCACGTTGACCACGGTAAAACCACTTTGACCGCTGCAATCTGCACGACTCTCGCTGCTAAGGGTCTCGCCGCTGCAAAGCGTTTCGATGAAATCGACAACGCTCCGGAAGAAAAGGCTCGTGGTATCACGATTAACACCTCTCACGTGGAATACACCACTGCAAACCGTCACTACGCACACGTTGACTGCCCGGGGCATGCTGACTATGTGAAGAACATGGTGACTGGTGCTGCTCAGATGGACGGCGCTATCCTCGTCGTTGCTGCTACTGACGGCCCGATGCCGCAGACTCGCGAACACATCCTTCTCGCTCACCAGGTTGGCGTGCCGAAGATCGTCGTGTTCATGAACAAGTGCGACATGGTTGACGATGCCGAAATTCTCGACCTCGTCGAAATGGAAGTTCGCGAACTTCTGTCCAAGTATGACTTTGACGGTGACAACACCCCGATCATCCGCGGTTCTGCTCTCAAGGCTCTTGAAGGCGATCCGGAATACCAGGACAAGGTCATGGAACTCATGAACGCTTGCGACGAATACATCCCGCTCCCGCAGCGCGATACCGACAAGCCGTTCCTCATGCCGATCGAAGACGTGTTCACGATTACTGGCCGCGGCACTGTCGCTACTGGCCGTATCGAACGCGGTGTCGTTCGCTTGAACGACAAGGTCGAACGTATCGGTCTCGGTGAAACCACCGAATACGTCATCACCGGTGTTGAAATGTTCCGCAAGCTTCTCGACGACGCTCAGGCAGGTGACAACGTTGGTCTCCTCCTCCGTGGCGCTGAAAAGAAGGACATCGTCCGTGGCATGGTTCTCGCCGCTCCGAAGTCTGTCACTCCGCACACCGAATTCAAGGCTGAAATCTACGTTCTCACGAAGGACGAAGGTGGCCGCCACACGCCGTTCATGAACGGCTACCGTCCTCAGTTCTACTTCCGCACCACCGACGTTACCGGCACGATTCAGCTCCCGGAAGGCGTCGAAATGGTTACCCCGGGTGATACCGTCACGATTCACGTGAACCTCATCGCTCCGATCGCCATGGAAAAGCAGCTCCGCTTCGCTATCCGCGAAGGTGGACGTACTGTTGGTGCTGGCTCTGTTACCGAAATCATCAAGTAA
- a CDS encoding glycosyl hydrolase family 5 yields the protein MKYPLLRSLLTLGALALACSCSDDKSPNSGESSFVPCEDAWYLKDYSLLMYQDLKVTDLSGNEVGKLVPVQGTLVAIVKDLSGNTIIPQVDLATTPVLTGDPTKCNANPKPQPSTAISSCIDAWYLAATKNYLLYADLTVTDEAGTQVGTIVASSGSSLVNIVDLSGKPIINNIDLSKLPLITGDGVRYKILEPAFHLKDATGDYVIYQNTVVTKPDGTPIGYADFATNSIKYIDQVTVLTTTSNILTLPILAPGGKCVDYAGVVASSSSTNPVYSSSSVYNPPNPNSSSATPKSSSSKPKSSSSAPPPSSSSAPVTNQCPTIKTKGGGGSGWATRYWDCCKPHCSWPEHAGGNYSKQCTNKGKTENTNWGDGSICSGGSQMTCTSQIPFTIDGCTEMAFAFAAVPAANGGQCGKCFQLTFTGTGKYSNDANIKRLKGKKLIIMATNVGGDVQQGQFDIMIPGGGVGIFNGCSSMGWGSQGAQYGGLLSDCETETKYAAGKYKSCLTEKCNKSFANDEQARKGCLFLADWMGAAGNPEHNYVEVECPQVLKDKY from the coding sequence ATGAAATACCCCCTTTTGAGGTCCCTGCTTACGCTTGGGGCACTCGCTTTGGCTTGTTCGTGTTCAGATGACAAATCGCCCAACAGTGGCGAGTCTTCTTTTGTACCCTGTGAAGACGCCTGGTACCTGAAAGATTACAGTCTTTTGATGTATCAAGATTTGAAAGTCACAGATCTTAGCGGAAATGAAGTCGGTAAGCTAGTCCCCGTTCAGGGAACTCTGGTTGCCATCGTCAAAGACTTGTCCGGCAACACCATCATCCCCCAAGTTGATCTTGCAACAACTCCGGTCCTCACGGGTGACCCGACAAAGTGCAACGCCAACCCTAAGCCGCAGCCAAGCACAGCCATTTCGTCCTGCATTGACGCCTGGTACTTAGCGGCCACCAAGAACTATCTCCTTTATGCAGACCTCACGGTGACCGATGAAGCCGGCACGCAGGTCGGCACAATCGTCGCATCCTCGGGTTCTTCCCTCGTCAATATAGTTGACCTGTCCGGCAAGCCGATTATCAACAACATCGACCTCTCCAAGCTCCCGCTCATTACAGGCGATGGAGTCCGCTACAAGATTTTGGAACCGGCCTTCCACTTGAAGGATGCGACTGGCGACTACGTGATTTACCAGAACACAGTCGTCACAAAGCCGGACGGCACGCCCATCGGTTATGCCGACTTTGCAACAAATTCCATCAAGTACATTGACCAGGTCACAGTTCTTACTACGACCTCAAATATCCTTACTCTCCCAATTCTCGCTCCGGGCGGAAAATGCGTAGACTACGCCGGTGTAGTCGCTTCCTCATCAAGCACCAACCCGGTTTACAGTAGCTCTTCCGTATACAATCCGCCTAACCCGAACAGCAGCAGCGCTACCCCCAAGAGTAGTTCTTCTAAGCCGAAGAGCAGCAGCTCCGCTCCTCCCCCGAGCAGCAGCTCTGCCCCTGTAACAAACCAGTGTCCGACTATCAAGACTAAGGGCGGTGGCGGTTCTGGCTGGGCCACCCGTTACTGGGACTGCTGCAAGCCTCACTGCTCCTGGCCGGAACATGCAGGCGGTAACTACTCCAAGCAATGTACCAACAAGGGCAAGACTGAAAATACGAACTGGGGCGACGGCAGTATCTGCAGCGGCGGTTCCCAGATGACCTGCACAAGCCAGATTCCGTTCACGATTGACGGTTGCACCGAAATGGCATTCGCATTCGCGGCAGTTCCGGCAGCAAACGGCGGTCAGTGCGGTAAGTGCTTCCAGCTCACCTTCACCGGTACCGGCAAGTATTCTAACGACGCAAACATCAAGAGACTTAAAGGCAAGAAGCTCATCATCATGGCAACAAACGTTGGTGGCGACGTTCAGCAGGGACAGTTCGACATCATGATCCCGGGTGGTGGCGTCGGTATATTCAACGGATGCTCTAGCATGGGCTGGGGCAGCCAGGGCGCTCAATACGGCGGTCTCCTTTCTGATTGCGAAACCGAAACGAAGTACGCCGCAGGCAAATACAAGAGCTGCCTCACCGAAAAGTGCAACAAGTCCTTCGCCAACGACGAACAGGCAAGAAAGGGATGCCTCTTCCTCGCCGACTGGATGGGCGCAGCAGGCAACCCGGAACACAACTACGTCGAAGTGGAATGCCCGCAGGTCCTCAAGGACAAGTACTAA
- a CDS encoding glycosyl hydrolase family 5 → MKNKLFKTLAIFGLSFIAWNCSDDPASAANNASDLTAVNAKPALEVDQSCWMITTGTQIFLIVPNGTGTYLVTNEASVPVGTFDVATGTIVDANGAAVLTNVKLETLPVVNPDKTISYTDGSKATIDGKTILLPGGIDPNAATTTPSTVVVASSSSAYIPSTTLPTVSSSSAKTQTPTPVASSSSQKTQQPVASSSSKQQTNSGTSDKQCNGQCYDSASGKCVAYYDQLTGSKGEKYAYDNDCKVNCYYDPENKNCQNMTGSTPSQQPKSSSSVKSSSSQQQQQAKSSSSQQQQQPKSSSSQPKSSSSQQQQQNNPNASAEEAKYLNAGAGGQQGFATRYWDCCMPHCSWPEHGGAAKTCDAKGKTPISNTNGSICSGGQGTTCTSQIPIIVSDKLAYAFAATPGNDATCGKCFALTFTGTGKYETKANHQALKGKTLVVMASNIGYDVQGGQFDIMIPGGGFGAFNGCSQMGWNIPQNTTTYGGLLSDCEKEVGYNGNLLTLRKECLTKKCNSAFASDTQAKEGCLFLATWMEAAGNPNHTYKEVECPAALKAKF, encoded by the coding sequence ATGAAGAATAAACTGTTCAAAACCCTCGCAATTTTCGGACTCTCCTTTATTGCTTGGAACTGCTCCGACGACCCGGCCTCTGCGGCAAACAACGCTTCTGACCTCACGGCTGTGAATGCAAAGCCGGCTCTTGAAGTGGATCAAAGCTGCTGGATGATTACCACCGGCACACAGATTTTCCTTATCGTGCCTAACGGAACAGGCACGTACCTCGTCACCAACGAAGCAAGCGTCCCTGTCGGCACTTTCGATGTCGCTACCGGCACTATCGTTGACGCAAACGGCGCTGCCGTTCTCACGAACGTGAAGCTCGAAACGCTCCCGGTCGTGAACCCGGACAAGACCATTTCCTATACTGACGGCTCCAAGGCTACCATTGACGGAAAGACGATTCTCCTTCCGGGTGGCATTGATCCGAACGCCGCCACAACGACTCCAAGTACTGTCGTAGTTGCAAGCAGCTCCTCGGCATATATCCCGAGCACAACACTCCCGACAGTAAGCTCCAGCTCCGCCAAGACACAGACTCCGACCCCAGTCGCCTCTTCCTCTTCGCAGAAGACCCAGCAGCCTGTCGCAAGCTCCTCCTCGAAGCAGCAGACCAACTCCGGCACCTCCGACAAACAGTGCAATGGCCAGTGCTATGACAGTGCTTCGGGCAAGTGCGTCGCCTATTACGATCAGCTGACCGGTTCCAAGGGCGAAAAGTACGCCTACGACAATGATTGCAAGGTAAACTGCTACTACGATCCTGAAAACAAGAATTGCCAGAACATGACCGGCTCTACACCTTCTCAGCAGCCGAAGTCCAGCTCTAGCGTGAAGTCTTCTTCTTCACAGCAACAGCAGCAGGCAAAATCTTCTTCGTCTCAGCAGCAGCAACAGCCGAAGTCCTCCAGCAGCCAGCCGAAATCTTCGTCTAGCCAGCAGCAACAGCAGAACAACCCCAACGCTTCCGCCGAAGAAGCCAAGTACCTCAATGCAGGCGCCGGTGGACAGCAGGGCTTTGCCACCCGTTACTGGGACTGCTGCATGCCTCACTGCTCCTGGCCGGAACACGGCGGCGCTGCCAAGACTTGCGATGCCAAGGGCAAGACCCCGATCAGCAACACGAACGGCAGTATCTGCTCTGGTGGCCAGGGCACGACTTGCACAAGCCAGATTCCTATAATCGTGAGCGACAAACTCGCCTACGCATTCGCAGCAACTCCGGGTAACGACGCCACATGCGGCAAGTGCTTCGCCCTCACCTTCACCGGTACCGGCAAGTACGAAACCAAGGCAAACCACCAGGCTCTCAAGGGCAAGACCCTCGTCGTGATGGCATCCAATATCGGTTACGACGTGCAAGGCGGCCAGTTCGACATCATGATTCCGGGTGGCGGATTCGGTGCATTTAACGGATGCAGCCAGATGGGCTGGAACATTCCGCAAAACACCACGACATACGGTGGCCTCCTCTCCGACTGCGAAAAGGAAGTCGGTTACAATGGCAACCTCCTCACCCTGCGTAAGGAATGCCTTACCAAGAAGTGCAACAGCGCATTTGCAAGCGACACCCAGGCCAAGGAAGGGTGCCTCTTCCTCGCCACATGGATGGAAGCAGCAGGCAACCCGAACCACACTTATAAAGAAGTTGAATGCCCGGCTGCTTTGAAGGCCAAATTCTAA
- a CDS encoding helix-turn-helix domain-containing protein gives MRYDIDVIRKAEIELLAQMQGATSITKKKLALDSGISRQHLGLVAKGKRNLSVKSFCDLADAFGCTATELMSKLEALMLEQIQLQTPAAADKAKGINYINKAILDKNNPKKNA, from the coding sequence ATGCGATATGACATTGATGTCATCCGAAAAGCTGAAATAGAACTTTTAGCACAGATGCAAGGGGCTACTTCGATTACGAAGAAAAAACTCGCTCTCGATAGCGGGATTAGCCGTCAGCACCTCGGTCTCGTCGCAAAAGGCAAACGCAACCTCTCCGTCAAATCATTTTGTGACCTTGCCGATGCTTTCGGCTGTACAGCCACCGAACTGATGTCCAAGCTCGAAGCTTTAATGTTGGAGCAAATCCAGCTCCAGACGCCTGCCGCAGCCGACAAGGCTAAGGGCATAAACTATATCAATAAAGCTATTCTGGACAAAAACAATCCGAAAAAAAACGCCTAA
- a CDS encoding M48 family metallopeptidase translates to MRYVGLQTQIWRNNRNTVILLFMFPVILLGMVFLVILGLDFFGILCDFVGGGCPPSHASQTRYGAMHWSEIWLCFKAVVPYTLMIVGVWFIIAYCANTAIIRHATHAKPVERKDNLRVYNIVENLCIAGGIEMPQINIIQDSGMNAFASGIDIPSFTITLTTGLIEKLDDRELSAVVGHELTHIKNRDTRLMVVCIVFVGIFATIQMVSMKLMSAIVRSPQRSSRRNRNSGRADIYILLILLLVFIWSSIGYVFTWLTRLAISRKREYVADAGGAELCGDPLALASALRKISKDPGLMSVKRDDIAQLYVIHPDEEFDNNMGLKGWVAKANIMFCTHPDTPERIQLLEQF, encoded by the coding sequence ATGCGTTACGTCGGTCTCCAAACCCAGATTTGGCGGAATAACCGCAATACGGTGATTCTGCTTTTCATGTTCCCGGTGATTTTGCTGGGGATGGTGTTCCTGGTTATTCTGGGGCTTGATTTTTTCGGAATTCTCTGCGATTTTGTCGGGGGAGGCTGCCCGCCGAGCCATGCTTCGCAAACGAGGTATGGAGCTATGCACTGGTCCGAAATTTGGCTTTGTTTTAAAGCGGTGGTTCCGTATACGTTAATGATTGTGGGTGTATGGTTCATTATCGCCTATTGCGCGAACACTGCCATCATACGGCATGCTACTCATGCTAAACCTGTTGAACGCAAGGATAACTTGCGCGTTTATAACATTGTCGAAAATCTCTGCATTGCAGGTGGCATCGAGATGCCGCAAATCAACATCATTCAAGATTCGGGAATGAACGCCTTTGCAAGCGGCATTGATATTCCTTCGTTTACGATTACGCTTACAACGGGGCTTATCGAAAAGCTGGACGATAGGGAGCTTTCGGCGGTCGTGGGCCACGAACTTACCCACATAAAGAATCGCGATACGCGTCTCATGGTGGTGTGCATTGTGTTCGTGGGCATTTTTGCGACAATTCAGATGGTCTCGATGAAACTGATGAGTGCAATTGTTCGTTCTCCGCAACGTTCTTCCAGGCGTAACCGTAACAGTGGCCGTGCGGATATATATATCCTTCTGATTTTATTGCTTGTGTTTATCTGGAGTTCTATCGGTTATGTTTTTACCTGGCTTACGCGACTTGCGATTTCGCGCAAGCGTGAATACGTTGCCGATGCCGGCGGTGCCGAACTTTGTGGAGATCCGCTTGCGCTAGCTTCTGCGCTGCGAAAGATTTCCAAGGATCCGGGGCTTATGAGCGTAAAGCGCGACGATATCGCACAGCTTTACGTGATCCATCCGGACGAGGAATTTGATAACAATATGGGGTTGAAGGGCTGGGTCGCGAAGGCGAACATCATGTTCTGCACGCACCCGGATACACCTGAGCGCATTCAGCTGCTTGAGCAATTTTAA
- a CDS encoding LemA family protein yields the protein MTVVIVVAVIFIVIAVFISMYNGLVKLRNNRENAFANIDVQLKQRYDLVPQLVSTVKGYATHEKDVLEKVTAARAAAMSATTIDEKVAADKALSGALAGLRVSLEAYPELKANQNFLQLQTELADIENKLAAARRFFNSSTREYNNACEVFPSNIIAGMFHFTRAAMYEATENRATLEKAPEVKF from the coding sequence ATGACCGTAGTTATCGTAGTCGCAGTCATTTTCATCGTCATCGCCGTGTTCATTTCCATGTACAACGGGCTTGTGAAGCTCCGCAACAATCGCGAGAATGCGTTTGCGAATATTGATGTGCAGCTCAAGCAGCGTTATGACCTTGTGCCGCAGCTTGTTTCGACGGTGAAGGGCTATGCCACGCACGAAAAGGACGTGCTTGAGAAGGTGACTGCCGCACGTGCTGCCGCTATGAGTGCAACGACTATCGATGAAAAGGTCGCTGCTGACAAGGCTTTGTCCGGTGCGCTCGCCGGGCTTCGCGTTTCGCTGGAAGCTTATCCGGAACTCAAGGCGAACCAGAACTTTTTGCAGTTGCAGACGGAACTTGCGGACATTGAAAACAAGCTTGCCGCCGCACGCCGTTTCTTCAACTCCTCGACGCGCGAATACAACAACGCTTGCGAAGTCTTCCCGAGCAACATCATTGCTGGCATGTTCCACTTTACCCGTGCTGCCATGTACGAGGCGACCGAGAATAGGGCAACGCTTGAAAAGGCTCCTGAGGTGAAATTTTAA